The following DNA comes from Roseinatronobacter sp. S2.
AGCCTGCGCGCATTCTGGCAGGAGGAACAATATGTTAAGCGCCGTTATGGTGGGGTGCGGAGCTATGTCTAAAGGCTGGCTTCAGGCGCTGCGGGACACGCCTTTTCTGGCGCAGAATATCCGCATGACAGGCTTTGTTGATCTGGATGAAACTGCCGCAAGGGCGCGCGCTGACGAATTCGGCTGGACGGATGCACCGACCGGCCATGACCTGAACGCGATGCTGACGGCACAACGGCCCGATCTGGTGTTTGACATCGTCGTGCCACCTGCACGCGCCGAGGTGGTGGAAATGTCCCTGCGCCACGGCTGCCATGTGCTGTCTGAAAAACCCATGGCTGAGACACTGGAAGGTGCGAGGCGCTTGATCGCGCTTGCGTCCGGTGCAGGCCGCCGCCACGCGATTATCCAGAACCGCCGTTGGTTGCCGGGCATCCGGCGTGCCCGTGCGTTTCTCGACTCTGGCAGTCTGGGCGCGGTGACGGCTGTGCATTGCGATTTCTTCCTTGGGGCGCATTTTGGCGGTTTCAGGGAACAGATGCGCAATGTGCTGTTGCTGGACATGGCAATCCATACATTTGATGCGGCCCGGTTTGTGTCGGGGCAGGATGCCACGGCAGTCTATTGCCGCGAAACCAACCCGAAAGGGTCATGGTATGCGCATGGCGCAGCCGCCGATGCGCTGTTTGACATGACAGACGGGATTGCGATGACCTATCGCGGCAGCTGGGCCGCCGAAGGCGCGAATACAGCGTGGGAAGCATCATGGCGGATTGTCGGCACGAAAGGCACGCTGCTTTGGGACGGGAATGACGGCTTCACCGCAAATGTCGTTGACGGGGATCAGGGTTTTCTGCGCCCCTTGCGTGCCGTCGACGTGCCGACGCTGGCAACACCACTGACCCAAGGCCATGCCGGTGTTCTGGCTGATTTCGTGACTGCCGTGCAGAACGGCACTGCGCCGCTGACCTGCGGCAGCGACAATATCAAAAGCCTTGCCATGGTGCTTGCCGCAATAAAAAGCGCGCAGCTCGGGCAGCGCGTCTCACTTTCCGACATCTGAAAGGCCATCCATGACTGACCCGCTGAAAACAATTCGTATCGGCACGATGATCCAGGCCACCGAAGGCCATGCCGCCGCCCGTATCAACGAGATTGCCGATATGGGGTTCGAGAGTTTCGAGCCGTTTTTCTGGCAAACGACAAAAGGCCAGAACCTTGCCGAATTGGGCAAACGGTGCCGTGACGCGATCGGGGACCGTGACATTACCATGTCCACTTTGGGCATGTTCGGAAACCCGCTGGAAGAACAGGCGATGGACCTTGAAACCCTGCAAGGCTGGAAGGATTGCATCGATAACGCACATCATTTCGGCGCGACCTGCATTGCGGGGTTTACCGGCCGGATCAGGGGCAAGCCGCTGACCGACAGCCTGCCGCGCTACAAACAGGTCTGGTCCGAACTGGCGAAACGGGCCGCCGACAAGGGCGTGCGGATTGCGTTTGAAAACTGCGCGATGGATGGCAACTGGCAAACAGGCGACTGGAACATCGCCCATAACCCCGACGCGTGGGAGTTGATCTTCAACGAAACCCCCGACGACAATGTCGGGCTGGAATGGGAACCATGCCACCAGATGGTGTATCTGATCGACCCGCTGCCGCAGATCCGCAAATGGGCAGACAAGATATTTCATGTTCATGGCAAGGACGCGACCATCCGCTGGGAAGTGATCCGCGAACACGGCATCTTCGGGCGCGAACCCTTTGTGTGGATGCGCACACCCGGTTTCGGCGACAGCAACTGGACAGACATCATCAGCGAATTGCGGCTGGCAGGCTATGCCGGGTCCATCGATATCGAAGGCTGGCATGACCCCGTCTACCGCGATGAACTGGAGATGACGGGCCAAGTGGCGGCCCTTAACCACCTTAAACATGCCCGTGGCGGGCTGATCCATGTTCCTGCCACCGGCACCTACGAGGGCGGCGATCCGTCCCTGGCCAAGCCCGTCTGAGGAGAGACGGACATGCCCAGACCACCCCAACCAAGGAGGAGACAGCGATGAGGAATATCAGGGCACTTCTGGCCGGGACCGCTGCGATAATCGCAAGCCCCGCATTTGCGCAAGAACCGGTCGAGCTTGACCTTTGGACAATCGACGATCCGGGCCAGTATCATTATGTC
Coding sequences within:
- a CDS encoding Gfo/Idh/MocA family protein translates to MSKGWLQALRDTPFLAQNIRMTGFVDLDETAARARADEFGWTDAPTGHDLNAMLTAQRPDLVFDIVVPPARAEVVEMSLRHGCHVLSEKPMAETLEGARRLIALASGAGRRHAIIQNRRWLPGIRRARAFLDSGSLGAVTAVHCDFFLGAHFGGFREQMRNVLLLDMAIHTFDAARFVSGQDATAVYCRETNPKGSWYAHGAAADALFDMTDGIAMTYRGSWAAEGANTAWEASWRIVGTKGTLLWDGNDGFTANVVDGDQGFLRPLRAVDVPTLATPLTQGHAGVLADFVTAVQNGTAPLTCGSDNIKSLAMVLAAIKSAQLGQRVSLSDI
- a CDS encoding sugar phosphate isomerase/epimerase — encoded protein: MTDPLKTIRIGTMIQATEGHAAARINEIADMGFESFEPFFWQTTKGQNLAELGKRCRDAIGDRDITMSTLGMFGNPLEEQAMDLETLQGWKDCIDNAHHFGATCIAGFTGRIRGKPLTDSLPRYKQVWSELAKRAADKGVRIAFENCAMDGNWQTGDWNIAHNPDAWELIFNETPDDNVGLEWEPCHQMVYLIDPLPQIRKWADKIFHVHGKDATIRWEVIREHGIFGREPFVWMRTPGFGDSNWTDIISELRLAGYAGSIDIEGWHDPVYRDELEMTGQVAALNHLKHARGGLIHVPATGTYEGGDPSLAKPV